In Nonomuraea sp. NBC_00507, the following are encoded in one genomic region:
- a CDS encoding ABC transporter substrate-binding protein, with amino-acid sequence MRKLRGAAALAAAVLVLTACGSGGTESPPTAQGTEPRVLKLWHYESKDSAMAKAWAEAIKKFEASHPNVTVKFEEKGFEQIQKTASMVLNSDEAPDIMEYNKGNATAGLLSKQGLLTNLTEEATKRGWDKLLPGGLQTTAKYDDRGVMGAGNWFGVPNYGEFVMVYYNKDLFDKHKVKVPTTFEEFTAGLDTFVKAGVTPISNAGAEYPAQQILYQLALTKAQKPWLDAFQSYKGKVDFHGPEFTYGADTFTDWVKKGYIAKNSAGLKAEDMGVAFMNGKFPIMISGSWWYGRVASTIKDFEWGHFLFPGATMSPGSSGNLWVVPEKSKNKDLAYDFIDITMSKEIQNLLGNSGGVPVAADPAAITDAKSKELIESFNKLTTADGLAFYPDWPAPGYYDVLVAGVQELINGSKAPSAVLDEIAKPYEDNLADIGN; translated from the coding sequence ATGCGCAAACTCAGAGGCGCGGCGGCGCTGGCCGCTGCGGTCCTGGTCCTGACGGCCTGCGGCTCCGGCGGCACCGAGAGTCCCCCGACGGCGCAGGGCACCGAGCCCCGCGTGCTGAAGCTCTGGCACTACGAGTCGAAAGACAGCGCCATGGCCAAGGCGTGGGCGGAGGCCATCAAGAAGTTCGAGGCGTCGCACCCGAACGTGACCGTCAAGTTCGAGGAGAAGGGCTTCGAGCAGATCCAGAAGACGGCGAGCATGGTGCTCAACTCCGATGAGGCGCCCGACATCATGGAGTACAACAAGGGCAACGCCACCGCCGGCCTGCTGTCCAAGCAGGGCCTGCTCACCAACCTGACCGAGGAGGCCACCAAGCGCGGCTGGGACAAGCTGCTGCCCGGCGGCCTGCAGACCACCGCCAAATACGACGACCGCGGCGTCATGGGCGCCGGCAACTGGTTCGGCGTGCCGAACTACGGCGAGTTCGTGATGGTCTATTACAACAAGGACCTGTTCGACAAGCACAAGGTCAAGGTCCCTACCACGTTCGAGGAGTTCACCGCCGGGCTGGACACGTTCGTCAAGGCCGGCGTGACGCCCATCTCGAACGCCGGCGCCGAATATCCGGCGCAGCAGATCCTCTACCAGCTCGCGCTCACCAAGGCGCAGAAGCCGTGGCTCGATGCGTTCCAGTCCTACAAGGGCAAGGTCGACTTCCACGGTCCCGAGTTCACCTACGGCGCGGACACGTTCACCGACTGGGTGAAGAAGGGCTACATCGCCAAGAACTCGGCCGGGCTCAAGGCCGAGGACATGGGCGTGGCGTTCATGAACGGCAAGTTCCCCATCATGATCAGCGGCAGTTGGTGGTACGGCCGCGTGGCCTCCACGATCAAGGACTTCGAGTGGGGTCACTTCCTGTTCCCCGGCGCCACCATGTCGCCGGGTTCGAGCGGGAACCTGTGGGTCGTCCCCGAGAAGTCGAAGAACAAGGACCTGGCCTACGACTTCATCGACATCACGATGAGCAAGGAGATCCAGAACCTGCTGGGCAACTCCGGCGGTGTTCCCGTGGCCGCCGACCCGGCCGCGATCACCGACGCCAAGAGCAAGGAGCTCATCGAGTCCTTCAACAAGCTGACGACCGCCGACGGCCTGGCCTTCTACCCCGACTGGCCGGCGCCCGGCTACTACGACGTGCTGGTGGCCGGGGTCCAGGAGCTCATCAACGGCAGCAAGGCCCCCTCCGCGGTGCTGGACGAGATCGCCAAGCCGTACGAGGACAACCTCGCCGACATTGGTAACTAG